From the genome of Streptomyces sp. JH34:
GCAGGATCTCGTCGCTGTAGGCGTTACCGATGCCGGCGATCAGCGACTGGTCGCGCAGCGCCCCCTTGACCTGCCGGCGTGCTCCGCCGAGCACCGCGGCGAACGCGTCACGGCCGAAGGAAGCGGCGAGCGGATCGGGGCCGAGGCGCGCCACTCCGGGGACGTCCGCGGGGTCGTGCACCAGATGGACGGCGAGACGCTTGGTGGTGCCCATCTCCGTCAGGTCGAAGCCGTCGCCACCCGTGAGGACCGTACGCAGGGCGAGCGGGCCTTTGCCGGGTCTCGGCGCGGTCGCGGGGAAGCTGTCCTTCCACTGGAGCCAGCCGGCTCTCGCGAGGTGGACGAGCAGATGGAGCTCCCCGGCCGTGATGTCGAGGAACTTCCCGTGCCGTGTCACGGAGGAGACGGCGGTGCCCTCCAGGTCGGTGAGCGGCGGGTCGTACGTCTTCAGGACGCTGATCGCGAGCGGGAGCACCCGGGCGATCTCCTTGCCGACGAGGTGGTCGTCTAGGAAGTCCCGCAGGGCTTCGACTTCCGGCAGTTCGGGCATGCCTCCAGCGTGCCGCAACGGAACCGCGGCTGCCTGGCGGAAGCCTCTTGGGGGTGTCGGACGGCGGGTTCCCGGAGCCCGTAGACGCGCTGCGCGGTACCGGCCAGGACGGACCGCCGGTCGGTCTCGCCGAGCCCGCCGGTCAGCTCGCGTGCCGTGTCCAGGACGTCGGTGTATCCGGCGGCGAGCAGGCACACGGGCCAGTCGGAGCCGTACATCAGCCGGCTGGGTCCGAACGCCTCGATGACGGTGTCCGCGTAGGGCCGCAGGTCCTCGACGGTCCAGGACCGCGGGTCCGCCTCGGTGACGAGGCCGGAGAGTTTGCACGCGGTGTTGGGCAGCGCGGCGAGGGCCCGCAGGCCGTCGGCCCAGGGGTGCGTCGCACGCCGCGCCACCGGCGGCTTGCCGGCGTGGTCGAGCACGAAGCTGAGTTCCGGCAGCAGGGCGGCGGCGCGGACCGCGGCGGGCAGTTGGTGGGGCCGGACGACCAGGTCGTAGACCAGACCGGCGGCGGCGACGGCCCTCAGCCCGCGCAGGACGTCAGGGCGCAGCAGCCACTCCGGGTCGGGTTCGCCCTGGACCTGGTGCCGGATCCCGACGAGCCGGTCGCCGCCGGGCAGGGCGCGGAGCGCGGCGAGGGTGTCGGAGACGTCGGGGGCGGTGAGGTCGGTCCAGCCGACGACGCCCGCGACGAGTGTGCTGCCGTCGGCGAGGGCGAGGAACTCGGGCGTCTCCTCGGCGACGGCAACCGTCTGGACGAGCACGCTGGACACCACGCCGGCGGCCCGCGCCTCGGGTTCCAGGTCCGCGAGGGTGAAGGTGCGGCGGATGGGGGCGAGTTCCTCGCCGGTGATCCAGTCCTGGTCGCGCACCGCGAGGTCCCACACGTGGTGGTGGGCGTCGACGACCGGTGGAGGCGTCATGTCAGAGCAGTCCTTCCGCGCGCAGGTCGTCCCAGAGCGCGTCCGGGACGGGTCTGCGCAGCTGGGCCGCCGCGTCCCGCACCTCGTCCGGGGAACGGGTCCCGACGAGGACCCCGGCCACGGCCGGGTGCCGCAGCGGATAGTGCAGGGCGGCGGCGCGCAGCGGGACACCATGGCCTTCGGCGACGTCCCTGATGCGCAGAGCCCGGTCCAGGAGGGCCGCGGGGGCCGCCGCGTAGTCGTAGGGGACGCCGGGGCGGGGGTCGGCGAGCAGTCCGGAGTTGAACACACCTCCGACGACCACGCTGCGGTGGCGGGCGGCGGCCTCCGGCAGGAGCGCGTCGAGGGCGCTGTGGTCGAGGAGGGTGAAACGGCCGGCGCAGAGGACGACGTCGACGTCCGTATCGCGCAGGAAGCGGGTGAGCATCGCGGTCTGGTTCATGCCGGCGCCGATGGCCCCGACCACCCCTTCGGCGCGGAGCTTCTCCAGGGCCGGGTAGCCCTCGCGGAAAGCCGCTTCACCGTGGTCGTCGGGGTCGTGCAGATAGACGAGGTCGACCCGTTCGAGGCCGAGGCGCCCCAGGCTGTCCTCGATGCTGCGGCGGATGCCGTCGGCGCTGAAGTCCCAGCGGCGCCGGTGGGTGTGCGGCACGGCGAAGCCTTCGGACAGTCCCTCGTGGGCCGCCGTCTCGGCGGGGGGAAGCGGGTCGAGCAGCCGGCCCGCCTTCGTGGACACCGCGTACGCGTCCCGGGGCCGGTCGCGCAGCGCCTCGCCGAGGCGGCGTTCGGACAGCCCGAGACCGTAGTGCGGTGCGGTGTCGAAGTAGCGGACTCCCTCCTCCCACGCCGCGTCGACCGCGGCCGCGGCCTGTCCCGCGTCGACCTCCGTGAAGAGGTTCCCGATGGCCGCCGCTCCGAAGGAGAGTTCGGTGATCTCGACCGCACTGCTCCCGAGTCTGATGCGCCGCATGCTTCTCCCGCCCCGCCGATGATCTGATGGCCCGCACAGGGACTATTCATCGGATCAATCGGCTGCGTCAACAGGGCCGAGTGAATCGGCTCTCAGGCCGGTGCCGGCACCGTGGGCACGAGAGTGTGCAGGTCGTCCAGCTCTTCCTGGAGCGCGGACGCCAGCTGGCCGAGATCAGGCAACGCCTTCCCGTCGGCGACCAGTCCGACCTGTACCCGTCCGCCGTAGGTGGACAGAGCGATGGCCAGCGCCTGGCCGCGGGCCAGCGGGGCCATGGGGAAGACGGCGCGCAGCGGGCAGCCGCCGAGCGAGAGCGCCGAGCGGGGCAGGGGCACGCTGGTGACCAGGATGTCGAAGAGCATCCGGGCCGCGTTCCCCGCCAGCGGCGCTCCGAACCGGTGCGCCAGGGCGGGCAGCTGGTCGGCCAGGACGGCGACCGCGCCCGCCCCGCGCAGGGGCCCCGCGGCCTTGTTGCGGTCCATGCCGTTCCGCACGAGGCGCAGTCGCTCGCGGGCGTCGGGCTCGCCGACGGGCAGACCGAGAAGGTAGGCGGAGAGTTTGTTTCCGGTGGCCGACCCGCCGGGCCTGCGCCGGGAGACGGGGACCAGGGCTCTCGGATCGGCGCCCGGGAGCGGTTCGCCCCGTGCGAGCATCCAGCGGCGCAGCGCGCCTGCGACGACGCCGAGCAGCACGTCGTTGGCCGTGCCGCCCTCGGTGCGCCGGACGCGCTGCACCGTCTCGGCGTCGAGCTCGGCGGTGGCGAGCCGGCGCGTGCCGCTGGAGCGTGCGGCCAGTGCCGTGGTGGCACGCAGGTCGAGGCGGCTCGCGCGTACGACGGAGGCTCCGACCCCCAGCGCCCGGCCGACTTCGCCGAGCCGGTCCATCGCCATGCCCGCCACCTCGTAGGGGCCGGGCAGCCAGGAGCGGGGCGACACCGGGGACCGCCGGCGCGCCGTGCCGCCGCCCGCCCCCGCGGAGGCGATCTGGTCGAAGATGCCGGCGCCGATCGCGACGGCGCGCATCCCGTCGGCGAGCGCGTGGTGCAGCTTCACGAGCACGGCGAACGGGCCGTTGCCCGGGCTGTCGAGGAGGTACATCTGCCAGGGCGGCAGACCGCGTCCGAGCGGCTGCTCCATGAGCTCGCCGGCGAGCCGGTTGGCCTCCGTCAGGAAGTCGCCTCCGGGGAGCACGACCCGCATGACGTGTCGCCGCACGTCGAAGTCCTTGTCGGTGAACCAGGCCGCGCCGCCGACGGGCAGCAGGACGTCACGCACCCGCATCCGCAGCCGCGGGATGGCGGCCGCCCTGGTCCCGAGCAGGTCGAGCAGTTCGGGCGCGGCGACGCCGGGCACCGGGTCGAAGACCGCGAGGGCGCCGAGGTGCATGGGATGGGCATCGGATTCGAGGTGCCAGAAAGCCAGATCAAGAGGTGCCAGGAGCTCGGTACTCAACGGGGCCTCGCGTCGTCGACAGCGGAACGGCGGGATCGGAGTCAATCCCGCAGAGTCGGTTACGTTCAAGTACTGACATGTTACGTACTGTTACAGTCTCGCGCGGTCTCGGCTACGGCGCTACCGGCGTTCCGGGACGACGAACTCGCACCACACGCATTTACCGTTCCCCCGGGACTCCACTCCCCAGATGTCGGCAAGTAGGTCGACGAGCATGAGCCCGCGCCCCGAGACACCGGACTCCCCCGCGTCCCTGCGGCGCGGCAGCGCGCTGGAGCGGTCCTCCACGTCGACCCGGAGGCGTCGTTCGGGACCGGTGAGCACCCGGATGGTGACGATGGCGCCGCCGTCGGTGTGCATCAGCGCGTTGGTGATCAGCTCGTCGGCCGCGAGCTCCACCTCGTCGGCCCGGTCCTTGGCCCCCCAGGCACGGACCGCCGCCCGGATCATGTGGCGCGCGGACGTCAGCGCCTCCGGATCGTTCTGCGCGACGTGCTGCTGGAGCCGGCCGCCCGGGTGCGGGGCGTGGGCGGCGTCGCGTCTCAGCAGCAGCACCGCCATGTCGTCCTCGCCGCCGCGCTCGTCGACGACCTCGCAGAGCCGGTCGGCCAGCTTCTGGAGGTCCTGCGGTCCGTCGCGCACGGTCGTCGTCAGCAGCCTCATGCCCTCGTCGAGGTCGGTTCCGGGCAGCTCCACCATCCCGTCGGTGTAGAGGACCAGGGTCTGGCCCGGGTCCAGATCGACGGTGTTGACCGGGTATTCGAGCTGCCCGAACTCGGCGGAGAGGCCCAGCGGCATCCCTCCGTCGGACGGCAGCCTGCGACAGCTCCCGTCGGCGCCGCGCAGGGCCGGGTCGATGTGACCGGCCCTGACCAGCTGCACCACCCCGGTGGTCATGTCGGCCTCGGCGTAGGTACAGGTCGCAAAACGGTCGGTGTCGAGTTCGTGGAGGAACACGGACGCCCGCGCCATCACCGTGGCCGGGCTGTGTCCTTCGGCCGCGTAGGCGCGCAGCACGATACGGAGCTGCCCCATGACGGCAGCCGCGTGCGTGTCGTGCCCCTGCACGTCGCCGATGACGGCACCGACCCGTCCGCCGGGCAGAGGGATGATGTCGTACCAGTCGCCGCCGATGTCCCTCCCGAGACGTGCGGAGCGGTAGCGGACGGCCACCTGCGCGCCGGGCACATCGGGAATCCGGCGGGGCAGCATCGCCTGCTGCAGTCCCTCGGCGAGGTCGTGCTCCTGCTCGTAGAGCATGGCCCGCTGGAGGCTCTGGGCGATCGAACTGCCGAGGGCCACCAGGAGGTTCCGCTCGTCACTCGTGAAGCCGGCCTTGTTGCCGTAGAGGAGCCCGAGTGCGCCGATCGGGCGGGCCTGGGCGATGAGCGGCATGTAGGCGGCGGCGGTGATCCCCAGGTGGCTGATGTGCGGCCACAGGATGGGGTACGAGGTCGCGAAGTCCTCGGGCGTCTCGATGAACCGCGGCGTCAGCGTACGGATCACCTCACTCATCGGAT
Proteins encoded in this window:
- a CDS encoding DNA-formamidopyrimidine glycosylase family protein, whose protein sequence is MPELPEVEALRDFLDDHLVGKEIARVLPLAISVLKTYDPPLTDLEGTAVSSVTRHGKFLDITAGELHLLVHLARAGWLQWKDSFPATAPRPGKGPLALRTVLTGGDGFDLTEMGTTKRLAVHLVHDPADVPGVARLGPDPLAASFGRDAFAAVLGGARRQVKGALRDQSLIAGIGNAYSDEILHVARMSPFKLTTALGDDDITHLYNAMRTTLEDAVERSRGVAAGRLKAEKKTSMRVHGRAGQPCPVCGDTVLEVSFSDSSLQYCPTCQTGGKPLADRRLSRLLK
- a CDS encoding amidohydrolase family protein — its product is MTPPPVVDAHHHVWDLAVRDQDWITGEELAPIRRTFTLADLEPEARAAGVVSSVLVQTVAVAEETPEFLALADGSTLVAGVVGWTDLTAPDVSDTLAALRALPGGDRLVGIRHQVQGEPDPEWLLRPDVLRGLRAVAAAGLVYDLVVRPHQLPAAVRAAALLPELSFVLDHAGKPPVARRATHPWADGLRALAALPNTACKLSGLVTEADPRSWTVEDLRPYADTVIEAFGPSRLMYGSDWPVCLLAAGYTDVLDTARELTGGLGETDRRSVLAGTAQRVYGLREPAVRHPQEASARQPRFRCGTLEACPNCRKSKPCGTS
- a CDS encoding aldo/keto reductase produces the protein MRRIRLGSSAVEITELSFGAAAIGNLFTEVDAGQAAAAVDAAWEEGVRYFDTAPHYGLGLSERRLGEALRDRPRDAYAVSTKAGRLLDPLPPAETAAHEGLSEGFAVPHTHRRRWDFSADGIRRSIEDSLGRLGLERVDLVYLHDPDDHGEAAFREGYPALEKLRAEGVVGAIGAGMNQTAMLTRFLRDTDVDVVLCAGRFTLLDHSALDALLPEAAARHRSVVVGGVFNSGLLADPRPGVPYDYAAAPAALLDRALRIRDVAEGHGVPLRAAALHYPLRHPAVAGVLVGTRSPDEVRDAAAQLRRPVPDALWDDLRAEGLL
- a CDS encoding wax ester/triacylglycerol synthase family O-acyltransferase: MSTELLAPLDLAFWHLESDAHPMHLGALAVFDPVPGVAAPELLDLLGTRAAAIPRLRMRVRDVLLPVGGAAWFTDKDFDVRRHVMRVVLPGGDFLTEANRLAGELMEQPLGRGLPPWQMYLLDSPGNGPFAVLVKLHHALADGMRAVAIGAGIFDQIASAGAGGGTARRRSPVSPRSWLPGPYEVAGMAMDRLGEVGRALGVGASVVRASRLDLRATTALAARSSGTRRLATAELDAETVQRVRRTEGGTANDVLLGVVAGALRRWMLARGEPLPGADPRALVPVSRRRPGGSATGNKLSAYLLGLPVGEPDARERLRLVRNGMDRNKAAGPLRGAGAVAVLADQLPALAHRFGAPLAGNAARMLFDILVTSVPLPRSALSLGGCPLRAVFPMAPLARGQALAIALSTYGGRVQVGLVADGKALPDLGQLASALQEELDDLHTLVPTVPAPA
- a CDS encoding SpoIIE family protein phosphatase; translated protein: MDDRVVGSLSLPDDWPAHPDLSLALNRMGSFDWDLDSGLMHMDEPALEVFDLRPEEYDGHPETLARRVPADEAVRLDGMVSQALKSGRSNYGAYFRRTRRDGSLCWTHTQGFIRRDGTGRPRRIIGIVRDATQELAESTARRTVDEERRRRTSLVEGTTAALAHARTVEDVTEVLKSSRGLANLGATSLVMGLLESGRIHLVADGPEGAFVQGTRYTRTDEPYPMSEVIRTLTPRFIETPEDFATSYPILWPHISHLGITAAAYMPLIAQARPIGALGLLYGNKAGFTSDERNLLVALGSSIAQSLQRAMLYEQEHDLAEGLQQAMLPRRIPDVPGAQVAVRYRSARLGRDIGGDWYDIIPLPGGRVGAVIGDVQGHDTHAAAVMGQLRIVLRAYAAEGHSPATVMARASVFLHELDTDRFATCTYAEADMTTGVVQLVRAGHIDPALRGADGSCRRLPSDGGMPLGLSAEFGQLEYPVNTVDLDPGQTLVLYTDGMVELPGTDLDEGMRLLTTTVRDGPQDLQKLADRLCEVVDERGGEDDMAVLLLRRDAAHAPHPGGRLQQHVAQNDPEALTSARHMIRAAVRAWGAKDRADEVELAADELITNALMHTDGGAIVTIRVLTGPERRLRVDVEDRSSALPRRRDAGESGVSGRGLMLVDLLADIWGVESRGNGKCVWCEFVVPERR